The Sphingomonas carotinifaciens genomic sequence CCTTCGTGTCAACCGGGTTTACCGAGACAGCCTTGACCTCGACGAGGAGATCACGGCCTGTAGCGTTGGGATCGGGAAGTTCGATATCGACGAGAGCTTCCGTGCGATCGATCGTTCCGGGCTGCTGGTAGCCGATTGCGCGCATGATAAATCCTATCGTCAGGGGCTGTATAGCGAACTTTGTCACCTACGGGATACGCACGAGCGACGTCGCGGTTCGACATCGTCCTCAGGCTGGCGACGGCGTGGCTGCCGCTGCCGTCTTCCCCGTGAGGTCGGTGATGACCGCGCCGATCAGAGCGCGTAGCCAGCGGTGTGCGGGATCATGCCGATAGCGGACGTGCCAAGCCATTTCCACGGGAAAGCTGCCAAGGTCGACCGGGGCCGGCAGGATCTTCAGCCGGGGGTCGTGCATCAGCCGCCTGCAGATGAGCGAGGGCAAGGTGGCGCAATAGTCGGTCACCGCCACCATCTCGGCTACCGCGAAGAAGTTTGTCACGGAGATTGCGACGTCGCGCTTCAGCTGCTGTTGCGCCAGCGCCTGGAACAGCCCGGCGCGCATCCGTCCGGGCGGCACGATGTTGACGTGCTTCATCGCCTCGAACTGCTCGCGCGTCATGGCATCGCCGACGCCCGGATGGTCGGCGCGGACGGCGCAGGCGAGCCCTTCGTCCATCAAGTGCTGGACGACGAGGTTGTCGGGCGGATCGACGATGCGGCCCAGCACGAGCGCCGTCGTGCCCGACACGACGCCTGTTTCCACAAGATCGTTGCCGTAGGGCGTCAGGCGGAGCTTGATGCCGGGCGCGACCTTCTCCAGGCGCGCCACGACAGCGGGGACCAGGACGAACTCGACATAGCCGTTCGGCGCGATGGTGAAGAGCCGTTCGGCCTGTGCGGGATCGAAGGCCTGCTGACCGAGGACCGCGTCGTCAAGCTGCGCGAGTGCCTCGGCGATCAGCGGCGAGAGCTCAAGCGCGATCGGGGTCGGCTGGATGCCGTAGCGCTCGCGGACGAACAGTTGGTCCTGGAGCATCAGTCGTAGACGCGATAGGGCGTTAGACAGGGCGGGCTGTGTCATGCCCATGCGCTCGGCGGCCCGCGTGACGCTGCGCTCCTCCATCAACGCGACGAAGATCGGCAGCAGGTTCAGATCGTAGCGCATGCAGTCATCCTGTTAGCGTTATATCTGAAATCAAAAAGATAAACTTCTGGAATATGTCAACAACGCCCATTTCCCCTTCATCGGCGACGGACGCCGCGAACATGGAGGTTCAGATGAGCAAGGGACAGGTTCTCGTTCTTGGATCGAACGCGACGCAGATCGGTCTGCGTGGCGGCGGTACCGCGACGGTCGGTCAGTATCTCAACGAAACGGCGGTCCCCGCGCTGGCTCTGCTCGACGCCGGCTATGATATCGTTCTCGCCACGCCCAATGGGGCCAAGCCGCACATCGACGCCGTCTCCGTTTCGGTTGATCATTTTGGCGGCGATGAGACGGCATTCCAGCGCGCCAAGGACTTTTTTGCCAGCCACCCAGCGATGAACGACGTCCGCAGCTTGCGCTCTGTCGTCGAGGGCGGCCTGGACGGCTTCGTCGGAGTGTTCGTGCCGGGCGGCCACGCTCCCGTCGTCGACCTGATGCAGGACCACGACGCGGGCACGATCCTCCGTCACTTCCACACGGCGGCCAAGCCGACCGCGCTCCTCTGCCACGGACCGGTAGCCGTTGTCGCTACGCTCGACGATGCTCCGGCCTTCCGCAAGGCGCTGGAGGAAGGCGATGACGCCGGGGCGGCCGACCTGGCGCGAGGCTGGATCTACTCGGGCTACCGCATGACCGTCTTCTCGGCGAGCGAGGAGAAGATCGCCGAGGAGCAAGTGCTGAAGGGCGAGCTCTTCTTCGACATGGAAAAGGCGCTGCGCTCGGCCGGTGGCGTAGTCTCGGTCACTGACAAGAACTTCGCTTCGAATGTCGTCGTGGACCGGGAGCTGATCACAGGTCAAAATCCGGCGTCGGACCAGGCAATGGCCGACGCTTTGATCGAAGCCCTCGATCGCGCCGCTGCGTGAGTACCAGGATGACGGGCGGGGCGCTCAGGATGCGCCCCTCTTCGCATATAACCATCACAAGGAACGGTGCCATGACAGCCAACGTGAAGATCGTCGCCGTGCTCACCGCCCGTGCGGATACCGTCGACCGCCTGCACGCTCTGCTCGACGCCATGTTAAAGCCGAGCCGTGCGGAGCCGGGCAATTTGCGCTACGATCTCTGGCAGGACCAGAGCGATCCGAACCGCTTCGTCCTCGAC encodes the following:
- a CDS encoding LysR family transcriptional regulator translates to MRYDLNLLPIFVALMEERSVTRAAERMGMTQPALSNALSRLRLMLQDQLFVRERYGIQPTPIALELSPLIAEALAQLDDAVLGQQAFDPAQAERLFTIAPNGYVEFVLVPAVVARLEKVAPGIKLRLTPYGNDLVETGVVSGTTALVLGRIVDPPDNLVVQHLMDEGLACAVRADHPGVGDAMTREQFEAMKHVNIVPPGRMRAGLFQALAQQQLKRDVAISVTNFFAVAEMVAVTDYCATLPSLICRRLMHDPRLKILPAPVDLGSFPVEMAWHVRYRHDPAHRWLRALIGAVITDLTGKTAAAATPSPA
- a CDS encoding type 1 glutamine amidotransferase domain-containing protein, producing the protein MSKGQVLVLGSNATQIGLRGGGTATVGQYLNETAVPALALLDAGYDIVLATPNGAKPHIDAVSVSVDHFGGDETAFQRAKDFFASHPAMNDVRSLRSVVEGGLDGFVGVFVPGGHAPVVDLMQDHDAGTILRHFHTAAKPTALLCHGPVAVVATLDDAPAFRKALEEGDDAGAADLARGWIYSGYRMTVFSASEEKIAEEQVLKGELFFDMEKALRSAGGVVSVTDKNFASNVVVDRELITGQNPASDQAMADALIEALDRAAA
- a CDS encoding putative quinol monooxygenase — translated: MTANVKIVAVLTARADTVDRLHALLDAMLKPSRAEPGNLRYDLWQDQSDPNRFVLDELYADADAVAAHRATPHFQNYLSQIGDLAERGAFVLNPVSAT